The following coding sequences are from one Lolium rigidum isolate FL_2022 chromosome 6, APGP_CSIRO_Lrig_0.1, whole genome shotgun sequence window:
- the LOC124668024 gene encoding 12S seed storage globulin 1-like, with translation MVQRTSNAEVMSMDLSPKMPVKAYGGDGGAYYDWSPADLPMLGAASIGAAKLHLAAGGLSLPSYSDSAKVAYVLQGAGVCGLVLPEAAKEKVIPIKEGDALALPFGAVTWWHNAQDSSAELVVLFLGDTSKGHVPGKFTNFQLTGATGIFTGFSTEFVARAWDLDQDSAAKLVSTQLGSGIVKLASGHKMPEPRAEDRKGMVLNCFEAPLDVDIKGGGRVVVLNTANLPLVKEVGLGADLVRIDGHSMCSPGFSCDSAYQVTYIVRGSGRVQVVGIDGTRVLETRAEGGCLFIVPRFFVVSKIADETGMEWFSIITTPNPIFSHLAGRTSVWKAISPAVLESSFNTTPEMEKMFRSKRLDSEIFFAPN, from the exons ATGGTGCAGCGCACAAGTAATGCGGAAGTGATGTCGATGGACCTTTCACCCAAGATGCCGGTCAAGGcctacggcggcgacggcggcgcctacTACGACTGGAGCCCCGCCGACCTCCCCATGCTCGGAGCGGCCTCCATCGGCGCTGCCAAGCTCCACCTTGCTGCCGGCGGCCTTTCCCTGCCCAGCTACTCGGACTCCGCCAAGGTTGCATACGTCCTCCAGGGCGCCGGCGTCTGCGGCCTCGTCCTCCCAGAGGCCGCCAAGGAGAAGGTGATCCCCATCAAGGAGGGCGACGCGCTCGCGCTCCCTTTCGGCGCCGTCACCTGGTGGCACAACGCCCAGGACTCTTCTGCCGAGCTCGTCGTGCTCTTCCTCGGCGACACGTCCAAGGGGCACGTTCCCGGTAAGTTCACCAACTTCCAGCTCACGGGTGCAACCGGCATCTTCACCGGCTTCTCCACCGAGTTCGTCGCCCGCGCCTGGGACCTTGACCAGGACTCCGCCGCCAAGCTTGTCTCCACCCAGCTAGGCTCCGGCATCGTCAAGCTCGCCTCCGGCCACAAGATGCCGGAGCCGCGCGCCGAAGACAGGAAAGGTATGGTGCTCAACTGCTTCGAGGCGCCGCTGGACGTCGACATCAAGGGCGGCGGGCGCGTCGTGGTGCTCAACACGGCCAACTTGCCTCTGGTCAAGGAGGTCGGTCTCGGCGCAGACCTTGTCAGGATCGACGGTCACTCCATGTGCTCGCCGGGGTTCTCCTGCGATTCCGCGTACCAGGTCACCTACATCGTGCGCGGCAGCGGCCGGGTGCAGGTGGTCGGCATTGACGGCACCCGGGTGCTGGAGACCCGCGCCGAGGGAGGCTGCCTCTTCATCGTGCCCAGGTTCTTCGTCGTCTCCAAGATCGCCGATGAGACTGGCATGGAGTGGTTCTCCATCATTACCACCCCAAA CCCAATCTTTAGCCACTTGGCGGGGAGGACCTCGGTGTGGAAGGCTATATCACCAGCGGTGCTGGAGTCGTCGTTCAACACCACACccgagatggagaagatgttccgCTCGAAGAGGCTCGACTCTGAGATCTTCTTCGCTCCGAACTAG
- the LOC124666870 gene encoding BAG family molecular chaperone regulator 4-like, whose product MVKIPSPRRLFRSRSKSTVGSVDMCAMVAAEHEKIEWEVRPGGMLVQKRRSPDDDLDAAEAILVKVSTSGGGGWQHDVSIDATATFGDLKVMLSLATGLWPREQRLLYRGRERDDGDHLHMAGVQDGDKVLLLEDPAVTERKLRSTTLAQLMGVPCHSFIQV is encoded by the coding sequence ATGGTGAAGATTCCGAGCCCGAGGAGGCTGTTCAGGAGCCGGTCCAAGAGCACCGTTGGCAGCGTGGACATgtgcgcgatggtggcggcggagcacgaGAAGATCGAGTGGGAGGTGCGGCCGGGCGGGATGCTGGTGCAGAAGCGGCGGTCCCCGGACGACGACCTGGACGCCGCGGAGGCCATCCTCGTGAAGGtctccaccagcggcggcggcgggtggcagCACGACgtgtccatcgacgccaccgccacctTCGGCGACCTCAAGGTCATGCTGTCGCTGGCCACGGGGCTCTGGCCCAGGGAGCAGCGGCTGCTGTACCGGGGCAGGGAGAGGGACGACGGCGACCACCTGCACATGGCCGGCGTGCAGGACGGGGACAAGGTGCTCCTGCTGGAAGACCCTGCCGTTACCGAGCGGAAGCTCCGCTCCACCACCCTCGCGCAGCTCATGGGCGTGCCCTGCCATTCCTTCATCCAAGTCTAG